The Streptomyces sp. NBC_01276 genome contains the following window.
CCCCGGGTCGGGCGCGTCGATCAGCAGCAGGTCCTCCCCGTACTCGCCGCAGCGCTCCACCCGCGCGGCCGTGGCCCGCAGCAGGGTCCGGCCGGGCGCGCGCAGCGCCTCGTAGTGCGCCGGCGGCTCGTCCCCGTGCAGTTGCACGCCGCGTACGCCGCTCTCCTCGGTGAACCGGCGCACCTCCTCGACGGACTGCCCCCGGAACACCCCGACGGTGAGCACCCCGGCGGGCACCCGCGCGGCCAGCTCGCGCGCCGCGCCCGCCCCGATGGTCCGGGGGCTGCCGGGCGCGAACACGAACCCGACGGCATCGGCCCCGGCCTCCACGGCCACGTCGACGTCGCGGGCCGTCTTGAGCCCGCAGATCTTCACGAAGAGATCGCTCATACCCCCAGTCAACCAAAGCCCCCCGATCGGCGGCGCCCCGTCTCGACACCCGGGCGCGACCCGGCCACGCCCCACTAGGGGGTGTCTGACGCCCAGTGCACGGCCTCGCACGCGGAGGAGAACGGTGACGACCATGACCGAACGGGCCACGCCGATACAGCGGGCGGCACCGCAGACGTTCGAGACGCTCCTGCGCACGGTCGAGGAGATGGACACGCCGGACGGCTTCAAGGCCGAGCTCATCCGCGGGAAGATCATCGTGTCGCCGTGGTCCAGGCTGCGTTACCTACGGGGCATGCGTTCGTTGCGGGAACAGCTCCAGATCCACGCACCCGACCGGCACGTCGCGGAGACCGCGCCCTTCCTCTTCCGCTTCTCGGCAGCGGAGCGCGCCTACGCACCCGGCCTCTTCGTGGCGGACGAATCGGCCTTCGAACCTGGTCGTCACCATGTAGGACTCCGAGATCACCTGCTTCCGGGATCCTTCCCCGCCGGATACCGCTCCCGTAGGACGGTGACCTTCGGCGAGGCCCTGCCCGTACCCCGGCCGTTCGGCTTCGCGATCGACACGAGCGGCTTCCAGGCCACCGGGAAACGCCCGAGGGCGGCACCCCCCGCAGGGAGTGCCGCCCTCGTTCGAGAACAGCCGATCAGCCGGGGGCCGATCAGAAGTCCATGTCACCGCCCGGCATGCCGCCGCCCGCGGGGGCACCGGCCTTCTCGGGCTTGTCGGCGATGACGGCCTCGGTCGTCAGGAACAGCGCGGCGATCGACGCGGCGTTCTGCAGCGCGGAGCGCGTGACCTTCGCCGGGTCGATGATGCCCTCGGCGATCATGTCGACGTACTCGCCGGTGGCGGCGTTCAGACCGTGGCCGACGGCCAGGTTGCGCACCTTCTCCACGACGACGCCACCCTCGAGACCACCGTTGACGGCGATCTGCTTCAGCGGGGCCTCCAGCGCGAGCTTCACGGCGTTGGCGCCGGTCGCCTCGTCACCGGTGAGCTCCAGCTTCTCGAAGACCGAGGAGGCCTGCAGCAGGGCCACGCCACCACCGGCGACGATGCCCTCCTCGACGGCCGCCTTCGCGTTGCGAACGGCGTCCTCGATGCGGTGCTTGCGCTCCTTGAGCTCGACCTCGGTCGCGGCACCGGCCTTGATGACGGCCACGCCGCCGGCCAGCTTCGCGAGGCGCTCCTGGAGCTTCTCGCGGTCGTAGTCCGAGTCGGAGTTGTCGATCTCGGCGCGGATCTGGTTGACGCGGCCCTGGACCTGGTCGCTGTCACCGGCACCGTCGACGATGGTGGTCTCGTCCTTGGTGATGACGACCTTGCGGGCGCGGCCGAGCAGGTCGAGACCGGCGTTCTCCAGCTTGAGTCCGACCTCCTCGGAGATGACCGTGCCGCCCGTGAGGATGGCGATGTCGCCGAGCATGGCCTTGCGGCGGTCACCGAAGCCCGGGGCCTTGACGGCGACGGACTTGAAGGTGCCGCGGATCTTGTTGACGACCAGGGTCGACAGGGCCTCGCCCTCGACGTCCTCGGCGATGATCAGCAGCGGCTTGCCGGACTGCATGACCTTCTCCAGGAGCGGCAGCAGGTCCTTGACCGAGCCGATCTTGGAGTTGACGATCAGGATGTACGGGTCGTCCAGGGACGCCTCCATACGCTCCATGTCGGTCGCGAAGTAGGCCGAGATGTAGCCCTTGTCGAAGCGCATGCCCTCGGTGAGCTCAAGCTCCAGACCGAAGGTCTGCGACTCCTCGACGGTGATGACGCCTTCCTTGCCGACCTTGTCCATGGCCTCGGCGATGAGCTCGCCGATCTGGGTGTCGGCGGCGGAGATGGAGGCCGTGGAAGCGATCTGCTCCTTGGTCTCGACGTCCTTGGCCTGCGCGAGCAGGGCGGCGGAGACGGCCTCGACGGCCTTCTCGATACCGCGCTTGAGGGCCATCGGGTTGGCACCCGCGGCCACGTTGCGCAGACCCTCGCGGACGAGGGCCTGGGCGAGGACGGTGGCGGTGGTCGTACCGTCGCCGGCGACGTCGTCCGTCTTCTTGGCGACTTCCTTGACCAGCTCGGCGCCGATCTTCTCGTACGGGTCCTCGAGCTCGATCTCCTTGGCGATGGAGACACCGTCGTTGGTGATCGTGGGGGCGCCCCACTTCTTCTCAAGGACGACGTTGCGACCCTTGGGGCCAAGGGTGACCTTGACGGCGTCGGCGAGCTGGTTCATGCCACGCTCGAGACCGCGCCGGGCCTCCTCGTTGAACGCAATGATCTTGGCCATCTGAAGTGGTCCTCCCGGACAGGGGTGGATTGCTCCGGACCGCGCCCGCGCCCGCGACGGACGGCCTGCGGAGCCGGCGGTTCCTTCCCGCCGGACCCGTCGGGCCTCACCGACCCGGTCCTCGTCTTAGTAGCACTCTCACCGGGAGAGTGCTAACGCCAATGATTAGCACTCGACCCCCGCGAGTGCAAGCGGCTTCGGGCAATGCCGGGCGGCTTCCGGCCTGGTTCGCGGGGCGACGCACGAGGGGCCCGCATCCCGTGTCCGGGATGTGGGCCCCTCGTGCGTCTGTTGCGTCGGTGGTCGATCGCGCTCGGTCTCAGCCGGCAGCAGCGAGCTTGACCATGTCCGCCTGCGGACCCTTCTGGCCCTGCGAGATCTCGAACTCGACCCGCTGACCCTCTTCAAGGGTGCGGTACCCGTCCATCTGGATGGCGCTGTAGTGGACGAACACATCCGCACCACCGTCGACCGCGATGAAGCCGTAGCCCTTCTCCGCGTTGAACCACTTGACGGTGCCCTGAGCCATGCCTAACTCCCCTATTACTGGCCCTTGCGCGGTACCGCACTTCGCGGTCCCGGGTCAGAACTTGCGCCGGAACGCCTCGACCGGGGCTGAATGTATCCGCACCGCTGCTGTCTGCAACAGGTCAATCCGACGAGAATTCTGGACACGCGGAAACATAGAAATAGAGTGAAAATTTGGCATATGGCCGGGCAACTCGGGCCAGACAATCTTCGCCAAAGCCCCAAAGGGCGCACGCATGTTGACTCAATGTCAACCCTCACGGGGCCGGCTCATATGCGGCGGGCAAGAGCACCGGAGGGGACTTCCCCAACTCTACCGCGCCCAATCAAGCAGAATTGCCCCCTCCGCTTATTAGCGGAGGGGGCAATTCTGCTTTTCGGGGTCTCAGCCGCCCGCGACGGCCGGAATGATCGAGACGCCGGCGCCGTCCGGCGTCGCCGCCTGCAGTCCGCCCTCGAAGCGCACGTCGTCGTCGTTGACGTAGACGTTCACGAAGCGGCGCAGCTTGCCCTGGTCGTCCAGGACGCGCGCGGCGATGCCCGGGTGGTTCTTCTCCAGGGACTCGATGACCTCGGCCAGGGTCGAGCCCTCGGCCGGGACCTCGGCGACGCCGCCGGTGTAGGTGCGCAGGATGGTGGGGATGCGGACGTTGACGCTCATGGCGCTACCGCCTTTCCGGGAGTCGTGGGAAGGGTCAGGCCAGGCCGGCGGCGCGGAACGCGTCCAGGCTCGGGCGGATGGTGGCGGTCTGACCGCTGTCCGCGGCCACCGCCTCCAGGGTCTTGAGGCCGTCACCGGTGTTCAGGATCACGGTGGTCAGCGCCGGGTCGAGCTGCCCGTTCTCGATGAGCTTCTTCGTCACGCCGACGGTCACGCCGCCCGCGGTCTCGGCGAAGATGCCCTCGGTCTGCGCCAGGATCTTGATCGCCTCGACGACCTGGGTGTCGTCGACGTCCTCGACGTAGCCACCGGTGCGGCGGGCGATGTCCAGGACGTACGGGCCGTCCGCCGGGTTGCCGATGGCCAGCGACTTGGCGATGGTGTCCGGCTTCTGCGGGCGGACCACGTCGTGGCCGGCCTTGAAGGCGGTGGAGACCGGGGAGCAGCCCTCGGCCTGGGCGCCGAAGATCTTGTACGGCTTGTCCTCGACCAGGCCGAGCTTGATCAGCTCCTGCAGGCCCTTGTCGATCTTCGTCAGCTGGGAGCCGGACGCGATCGGGATGACGATCTGGTCGGGCAGCCGCCAGCCGAGCTGCTCGCAGATCTCGTACGCCAGGGTCTTGGAGCCCTCGCCGTAGTACGGGCGGAGGTTGACGTTGACGAAGCCCCAGCCCTCGCCCAGCGGGTCGCCGATGAGCTCGGAGCAGAAGCGGTTGACGTCGTCGTAGTTGCCCTCGATGCCGACGAGGTCGCCACCGTAGACACCGGCCATGACGACCTTGCCCTGCTCCAGGTCGTGCGGGATGAACACGCAGGAGCGGAAGCCGGCGCGGGCGGCCGCGGCACCGACGGCGCCGGCCAGGTTGCCGGTGGAGGAGCAGGACAGGGTGGTGAAGCCGAAGGCGCGGGCCGCCTCGACGGCGATGGCCACGACGCGGTCCTTGAAGGAGTGCGTCGGGTTGCCGGAGTCGTCCTTGACGTACAGCTTGCCGGTGACGCCCAGCTCCTTGGCCAGGTTCCGGGCGTCCACGAGCTTGGTGAAGCCGGGGTTCAGGCTGGGCTTGGAGGCCACGTCGGCGGGGACGGGCAGCAGCGGGGCGTAGCGCCAGATGTTGTTCGGGCCGGCCTCGATCGCGGCGCGCAGCGCCTCGGGGTCGCCGAGCGGCAGGTCGTAGGCGACTTCCAGCGGGCCGAAGCACTCGACGCACGCGAAGATCGGGCCGAGCTCGAAGCGGGTGCCGCACTCGCGACAGGAGAGGCCGGTGGCGGGTCCGAGATCGACGGAACCGAGGTCGGTAGAGGTGGCGACAGTCTGTGCAGCCATGACGGCGAGGCCCTTTCTCCTCATCTTCCCCATGGCGCACTTCGCCATGAGACGGAATTGGCACCTTCCCTAGCCGGGGACCTCGCGGGGGTGCGTGTGAAAACGCATCGCGAGAACCGACTGGAGGGTTGCCGGGGCTTCAACGGGCCGTGTCCCTCTGCCCCTCTGGATGAGCGGTATGGCACCGGCACACGCGCTCTGAGGCGCGCCGGTGCGTTTGTGCGCGGGGACCCCGGCATGCCGTGGTCCGTCGCGTTGTTCAAGACTGTAACCGAAGGGCAGGGCGGTTGAGACAGCCGTCCGAACCGCGAGATGGATCGCATATCGGCCGATATCGCCGAGGGCCACCGAGGAACCAGGGAGTGCTGAGGGTGCTGGATGAGGTGGAGCGCTGGCTGGCAGACCGCTCCTGGTCCGCCGCCGACCGACCGCTCGACCAGCTGCTCGACCGGAAACGGGCGGCCGGGACGACGGTCAGCGTGGTGCTGCCCGCGCTCGACGAGGAGGCGACGGTCGGGGAGATCGTGGAGGTGATCCGGCGCGATCTGATCGACGGCCTGCCCACTCCCCTGGTCGACGAGCTGGTGGTGGTCGACTCCGGATCCACCGACCGTACGGCGGAGGTCGCGGCCAAGGCCGGTGCCCGGGTCGTGCACCGGGACGCGATCCTGCCGCGGATCCCCGCGCTGCCCGGCAAGGGCGAGGTGCTGTGGCGTTCGCTGCTCGCCACCACCGGTGACGTGGTCTGCTTCGTCGACGCCGACCTGCGGGACTTCTCGTCGTCTTTCGTCTCCGGGATCGTCGGCCCGCTGCTGACCGATCCGCAGGTGCAGTTCGTCAAGGCCATGTACGACCGCCCGCTCGCGGACGCCCCCGGCCAGGGCGGCCGGGTGACCGAGCTGGTCGCGCGCCCCCTGCTCAACCTGCACTGGCCGCAGCTGGCCGGCTTCGTTCAGCCGCTCGGCGGCGAGTACGCCGTACGGCGCTCCCTGCTGGAGCGCCTCCCCTTCCCCGTCGGCTACGGCGTCGAGCTGGGCCTGCTGGTGGACGCGCTGCACACGGTCGGGCTGGACGCGCTGGCCCAGGTCGACGTCGGGGTCCGGCTGCACCGGCACCAGGACGGGCGGGCGCTGGGCCGGATGGCCGCCGCGATCTACCGGACGGCGCAGGTCCGGCTCTCGCGCGCGCACCTCGTGCGGCCGGAGCTGACCCAGTTCGAGCGGGGGCCGGACGGGTTCGTTCCGCGCACCTTCCCGGTGGACACCGAGGAGCGGCCGCCGATGGCGGAGATCAAGGAGTACGCGGGCCGCCGCGTCGCTTGACGGCCGCCGGAGCGGTGCCGCACACGAGTTTGAGCAGGGGCGGGCCGGGCTAGGTTCGCCCCATGGCTTCTCAGGTACTCGTCGCCGCGAACCGCGGCCCGCTCTCCTACGTCCTCTCCGACGACGGCACGCTCAGCGCCCGGCGCGGCGGGGGCGGGCTCGTCTCCGGCCTGTCGGCGGCCCTCGCGAAGCAGCCGGAGGCCCTCTGGATCTGCGCGGCCCTCTCCGGCGCCGACCGGGAGGCGGTGCGCCGGGGCACCTCCGAGCCGGGGGTGCGGATGCTGGACATCGACCCGGCCGTGTACGACGGCGCGTACAACGGCATCGCCAATTCGGTGCTCTGGTTCACCCACCACCACCTCTACGACGTCCCGCGCGAGCCGGTCTTCGACGCGGCGTTCCGCCGGCACTGGGAGGCGTACGTCGCCTACAACCGGGCCTTCGCCCGGGCGCTGGCCGAGGAGGCCGCCGAGGGCGCGCGCGTCCTGGTGCAGGACTACCACCTGGCCCTGGTCCCGGGGCAGCTGCGCGAGCTGCGCCCCGACCTGCGGATCGCGCACTTCACGCACACCCCGTGGGCGTCTCGCGAGTTCATGGACATGCTCCCGGACGACATCCGCTCCCAGCTGGTGTGGGGCATGCTCGGCGCGGACCAGCTGGGCTTCCACGCCTGGCGCTGGTCGGTGAACTTCATCACGGGGGCCAACGCGGACGACGCGACCGGCATCGCGGAGTCGTCCCTGCCCAGCGGGGTCCCGGAGCGCGGGGTCTGGCACCGCAGGGCGGTCGCCGACGGGCGCTACGGCCCGAAGCGGTTCACCGAAGTCCGGCAGTACCCCCTCGGCGTGGACGCGGACGACCTGCGCGCGCTCGCGCACCGGCCGGTCGTGGACGAGAGGCTGGCCGCGCTGCGGGCGGAGGTCGCGGGCCGCATGACGATCGTCCGCGTGGACCGCACCGAGCTGTCGAAGAACATCCTGCGCGGGCTGCTGGCCTACCGGGAGCTGCTCGTCACGCACCCCGAGTGGCGGGAGCGGGTGGTGCACCTGGCCTCCGCGTACCCGTCCCGGCAGGACCTGGCGGTGTACCGGGCGTACACGGACTCGGTGCGGGAGCTGGCGGCGGAGATCAACGAGGAGTTCGGGACGGCGGACTGGCAGCCGGTGCTGGTGTCGGTCGAGGACGACTTCGCGCGCTCGCTGGCGGCGTACAGGATGGCGGACGTGGCGCTGGTCAACCCGGTGCGGGACGGCATGAACCTGGTCGCGAAGGAAATCCCGGTGGTCTCGGAGGACGGCTGCGCGCTGGTGCTGTCGACCGGGGCGGGGGCGCACGAGGAGCTGAAGGGCGACGCGATCACGGTGAACCCGTACGACGTCACCGCGACGGCCGAGGCCCTGCACGAGGCGCTGTCCATGCCCCGGGCGGAGCGGGCGGAGCGGACGAAGCGGCTGGCCGCGGCGGCCACGGCGCTGCCCCCGGCGGCCTGGTTCGAGGCTCAGCTGGCGGCGCTGGCCGGGGCCTGAGCGGGGGCGGGCGCGGTCGCGGGCCGCGGGCCCGGGAGGCACAGGGCGAGGGCTCCGAGGAGGAATCCGTAGCAGGAGACCAGGCCGTGGCCGTTGGCCTGGGCGAACCACAGGACGAGGCCGAGGACGGGCACCCCGGCGGCGAGCAGCAGCTCCTTGGCGCGGCCGGCGCCCGCAGCGTCCGCACGGCGGGCGCGCAGGGCGCGGAGCAGGAGGGCGGCGGCGAGGGTGGCACCGAGGAAGTAGGTGGCGCCGGAGCTCCCGGCGAAGTTGCGGGGGTCGGTGCTGTGGTGGCCGCCCACGCCGAGCAGGGCGTCGAGGTGCTCCGGCAGGAGGATCCCGGCGAGGAACAGGGCCAGGGTGCGGGGCGCTCCCCAGAACCAGTCGGCCAGCGCGGCGACGGCGGCGAGGGTGGCGATGTTCCAGGCGCCGCCGAGGAGGCCGCCGTTCTGCATGAACACGGCGGTGACCACCCGCCACCACCCGCTCTTCGCGGGGTCGTCGTCGACGGCGTCCATGGCCCCGGACCAGCACAGCTGGGTGAGGACCCCGGCGAGGGCGAGTGCGGTCAGGGCCACCGCCGCCCAGGGGGTACGGCGCCCGCGCAGGGTGTCCCGGCCCAGGAGGTCGAGGCCCCCGTTGAACATCATCACCATCAATGCCGCCGTGGTCGCGTTGAACACGATCGCGCCCATCGCCGCCACCCCCCTCCGGTCGTCGTGGGATGACAGTAGCGCTCCGGACGGGCACTTTCAAACAGTGTTAGAAAATGGGCGTAGGCTGTCCCCGTGAAGCTGACGAAGGAACGCATCATCGACGCGGGCATGGCGGAGTTCGCCGAGTCCGGCTACCACGGCCTGTCCATGCGGCGCGTGGCCCAGCGGCTCGACGCGAAAGCGGGCAGCCTCTACTACCACGTGCCCAGCAAGGGCGTCCTGGTCCGGCTGATGGCGGACCGGGTGGCGCGGCAGGCCTACGATGCCGGCACCGCCGCACTGGCCGCGCTGGATCCCGGCGCGGGCTGGCAGGAACGGGTGGAGGCCCAGGCCCTCACCTTGCGCGACGGCATCCGGCGCCACGCCGGGGGCGCGGTGATGTTCGCCGACAGCCCGAAGGTGCTCAGCACCGGGGCGCTGTCGGTGATGGAGCGGCTGCTGGAGACCCTGCGCGCGGCCGGCGTGCCGGAGGCGGACTGCGCCGTCGGGGCCGACGCGCTGCTCAGCCACCTCACGGGCTTCGTGCTCCAGGAGCAGAGCGAGTCCCCGGAGGCGCCCGTCGGGCCCGAGGACGTCGCCGCGCTGCTGGAACGCTTCCCGCTGACGGTGGCCGCCGCCTCGGCCCACGGGGAGGACGAGAAGTTCCTGCTCAGCGTGCGCCTGATCTGCGCCGGCCTCGCGACGCTGATCCCCTGATCCGCCGGTCCCTTGGTCCCCTGATCCCCCCGATCCCCTGGTCCCGTACTGCCCGCACGGGCGGCTCCCGGGCCCGGCGGGTCAGGGGGTGGGGAGGGCCCCGGCGAGGGTCGCGAGGAAGGCCGTCACGGCGGCCGGGCCCGGGAGGACGAGGTCGGCGCGTGCGGCGAGTTCCGGGACCTCCGCGGAGCCGCTGCACACCAGCAGCCCCGGCAGCCCGTCGGCCCGGCGCTTCTCGACCGCCGAGAACGCCGCGAGGTCCCCGAGGTCGTCCCCCGCGTAGAGCACGGCCCCGGCCTGCCGCTCCTCCAGGAACTCCGTCAGGGCGACGCCCTTGTCCATGCCCGGCGGACGCAGCTCCAGCACGGCCCGGCCGGGCTCGACCATCAGCCCGTGGCGGGCGGCGAGCTCCGCGAGGGGCTCCCGCAGGGCGGCGAACGCCGCCTCCGGGTCCTCGGCCCGCCGGGTGTGCACGGCCAGCGCGCGGCCCTTCTCCTCGATCCAGGTCCCGCGCCACGCGCCGATGGCGTCGAGGAAGCCCGGCAGCTCGGCCCGTACGGCGGCCACTCCGGGGTGTTCGGCGGGGGCGTGCACGATGCCGGTGACGGCGTCCCAGCGCTCGGCCCCGTAGTGGCCCAGGACGACGAGGTGTTCCAGACCGGGTACTCCGGCGAAGCCGCCGTAGCGGACGGCGACCCCGGCCGGGCGGCCGGTGACCACGGCGACGGCCTCGACCCGCGGGGCGAGCGCGGCGAGCGCCGGTACGGCGTCCGGGTGCGCGCGGGCCTGGTCCGGGTCGGGGACGATCTCGGCGAGGGTGCCGTCGAAGTCGAGGGCGACGACGGCGTTGCGCGGTGTGCGGAGGAGGGCTTCGAGTCCCTCGCGTCCGGCTGCGGTGGCGGGCACGGGCATCGGCAGGTCGTGCGGATGGCTCCCCATGCAGACGACCCTACCGGCGACGCCCGGACGCGCCCACCCCTTCGCGGACAGTCGCCTACCGCCGGGCCCGCTGGGCCTCGCGGATCCGCCGGAGCCGGTTGACGGTGCCCGGTGCGTGTTCGAGCGCCCGTGGATCGTCCATCAAGGCGTTGAGCAGCTGGTAGTAGCGGACGGGGGTCAGTCCGAGCCCCTCCCGTATCGCCCGCTCCTTGGCGCCGGGCCCGGGCCAGGTGCGGCCTTCGTACGCGAGCACGGCGGCCTCCGTGGCCGTCAGCCGCCCGTCGTCCGTCATACGGCCAGATTAACGCCGCCCGCCGACAGCGCCCCCGCGCGGCCCCGCGCGGGGGCACCGGTGGCGGGCGGCGCCGGCTCAGTGGTCGCCGTCCGCCTTGCGCGCGCTCGTCGCGATGTCCTCCAGGACCTTCTCGGGCTGTCCGCCCGGCTGGACGACCTGTCCGATCTTCTGCTTGATGTCCTCGCTGACCCCGGCCCAGGACTTCTTGCCGACCGGGTAGAGGCGGGACGTCGGCAGGGCGGTCAGGAAGGTCTTCAGCTGGGCCGCCGAGCCGCCCGTGCTCGCGTCCATGGCCCGGTAGCCGCTGGTGGTGACGGGCAGCAGGTCGTACATGGACGTGAAGGCGGTCACGTTCTTCGCCGAGTACAGGTGGTCCAGGAACTTCCCCGCCTCCTTCTTGTGGCCGTTCCTGAAGGCCATCACCCAGTCCGCGACGCCCATCGCGGAGTGGTCGGCGCCGTCGGTGGTCGGCATCGGCACCATGCCGAACTTCACGCCCTTGCCCGCGGCCTGCTTGAGCAGGGTGGGGTGGCCGTTGAGCATGCCCACCTCGCCGCGGGTGAAGGCGTCGAAGGCGGCCTGGCGGTCCAGCTTGCCCGGCTCGACCGGGCCGGTCAGGCCCTGCCCGACCATCTTGTCGCGCAGGAACTCGAAGGACTTCACGTTCTCCGGGGAGTCGATCGCGTACGCCTCCTCGTTGTCGGTGTAGCCGCCGCCGCCCGCGAGCATCCACATCATCGACTCGGCCTGCGCCTCCTCGCGGCCCAGCGGCAGCGCGAAGGGGGTGGGCACGCCCGCGCCCTTGAGCTTCTTGGCGGCCGCCTCCAGGTCCGCCCAGCTCTTGGGCTGCCAGGGGGTCGAGCCGTCCTTGGGTATCACTCCGGCGTCGCCGAGCAGCTTGGTGTTGTAGAAGAGCAGCCGGGTGCTGGCCACGAAGGGCATTCCGTACTGGACCCGCTTGACCTTGCCCGCGTCGGCGAGCGGTGCGAGGAAGTCGGCCTCGGTGTTGACGGAGAGCAGCTCGTCGGCGGTGTAGAGCTTGCCCGCCTCGGCGTAGTCGGCGTAGGCGCCGATCTGCGCGATGTCGGGGGCCTTGCCCGCCTTGACCATCGCGGCGACCTTGGCGTCGACCTCCGACCAGGAGTAGACGCTGACCTCGACGTGCACGCCGGGGTTGTCCTTCTCGAAGGAGGAGGCGAGGCCCTTCCAGTAGGTCGCGGAGGAGTTCTGCGGATTGTCGCCGTAATCGGCCGCCACGACCCGCAGGGTCACCTCGTTGTCCCCGCTGAGACCCGACACGGTTCCACAGCCCGTCAGCGTCG
Protein-coding sequences here:
- a CDS encoding trehalose-6-phosphate synthase is translated as MASQVLVAANRGPLSYVLSDDGTLSARRGGGGLVSGLSAALAKQPEALWICAALSGADREAVRRGTSEPGVRMLDIDPAVYDGAYNGIANSVLWFTHHHLYDVPREPVFDAAFRRHWEAYVAYNRAFARALAEEAAEGARVLVQDYHLALVPGQLRELRPDLRIAHFTHTPWASREFMDMLPDDIRSQLVWGMLGADQLGFHAWRWSVNFITGANADDATGIAESSLPSGVPERGVWHRRAVADGRYGPKRFTEVRQYPLGVDADDLRALAHRPVVDERLAALRAEVAGRMTIVRVDRTELSKNILRGLLAYRELLVTHPEWRERVVHLASAYPSRQDLAVYRAYTDSVRELAAEINEEFGTADWQPVLVSVEDDFARSLAAYRMADVALVNPVRDGMNLVAKEIPVVSEDGCALVLSTGAGAHEELKGDAITVNPYDVTATAEALHEALSMPRAERAERTKRLAAAATALPPAAWFEAQLAALAGA
- a CDS encoding TetR/AcrR family transcriptional regulator; the protein is MKLTKERIIDAGMAEFAESGYHGLSMRRVAQRLDAKAGSLYYHVPSKGVLVRLMADRVARQAYDAGTAALAALDPGAGWQERVEAQALTLRDGIRRHAGGAVMFADSPKVLSTGALSVMERLLETLRAAGVPEADCAVGADALLSHLTGFVLQEQSESPEAPVGPEDVAALLERFPLTVAAASAHGEDEKFLLSVRLICAGLATLIP
- a CDS encoding phosphoribosylanthranilate isomerase, with the protein product MSDLFVKICGLKTARDVDVAVEAGADAVGFVFAPGSPRTIGAGAARELAARVPAGVLTVGVFRGQSVEEVRRFTEESGVRGVQLHGDEPPAHYEALRAPGRTLLRATAARVERCGEYGEDLLLIDAPDPGSGKPWNWGSAEFAAPEGRWLLAGGLNPGNVRDAVAATGAWGVDVSSGVEAERGVKSPELVREFISAVRSYDYSA
- a CDS encoding cold-shock protein — translated: MAQGTVKWFNAEKGYGFIAVDGGADVFVHYSAIQMDGYRTLEEGQRVEFEISQGQKGPQADMVKLAAAG
- the groL gene encoding chaperonin GroEL (60 kDa chaperone family; promotes refolding of misfolded polypeptides especially under stressful conditions; forms two stacked rings of heptamers to form a barrel-shaped 14mer; ends can be capped by GroES; misfolded proteins enter the barrel where they are refolded when GroES binds), whose amino-acid sequence is MAKIIAFNEEARRGLERGMNQLADAVKVTLGPKGRNVVLEKKWGAPTITNDGVSIAKEIELEDPYEKIGAELVKEVAKKTDDVAGDGTTTATVLAQALVREGLRNVAAGANPMALKRGIEKAVEAVSAALLAQAKDVETKEQIASTASISAADTQIGELIAEAMDKVGKEGVITVEESQTFGLELELTEGMRFDKGYISAYFATDMERMEASLDDPYILIVNSKIGSVKDLLPLLEKVMQSGKPLLIIAEDVEGEALSTLVVNKIRGTFKSVAVKAPGFGDRRKAMLGDIAILTGGTVISEEVGLKLENAGLDLLGRARKVVITKDETTIVDGAGDSDQVQGRVNQIRAEIDNSDSDYDREKLQERLAKLAGGVAVIKAGAATEVELKERKHRIEDAVRNAKAAVEEGIVAGGGVALLQASSVFEKLELTGDEATGANAVKLALEAPLKQIAVNGGLEGGVVVEKVRNLAVGHGLNAATGEYVDMIAEGIIDPAKVTRSALQNAASIAALFLTTEAVIADKPEKAGAPAGGGMPGGDMDF
- the otsB gene encoding trehalose-phosphatase, translating into MGSHPHDLPMPVPATAAGREGLEALLRTPRNAVVALDFDGTLAEIVPDPDQARAHPDAVPALAALAPRVEAVAVVTGRPAGVAVRYGGFAGVPGLEHLVVLGHYGAERWDAVTGIVHAPAEHPGVAAVRAELPGFLDAIGAWRGTWIEEKGRALAVHTRRAEDPEAAFAALREPLAELAARHGLMVEPGRAVLELRPPGMDKGVALTEFLEERQAGAVLYAGDDLGDLAAFSAVEKRRADGLPGLLVCSGSAEVPELAARADLVLPGPAAVTAFLATLAGALPTP
- a CDS encoding glucosyl-3-phosphoglycerate synthase, whose amino-acid sequence is MLDEVERWLADRSWSAADRPLDQLLDRKRAAGTTVSVVLPALDEEATVGEIVEVIRRDLIDGLPTPLVDELVVVDSGSTDRTAEVAAKAGARVVHRDAILPRIPALPGKGEVLWRSLLATTGDVVCFVDADLRDFSSSFVSGIVGPLLTDPQVQFVKAMYDRPLADAPGQGGRVTELVARPLLNLHWPQLAGFVQPLGGEYAVRRSLLERLPFPVGYGVELGLLVDALHTVGLDALAQVDVGVRLHRHQDGRALGRMAAAIYRTAQVRLSRAHLVRPELTQFERGPDGFVPRTFPVDTEERPPMAEIKEYAGRRVA
- a CDS encoding DUF3263 domain-containing protein, whose protein sequence is MTDDGRLTATEAAVLAYEGRTWPGPGAKERAIREGLGLTPVRYYQLLNALMDDPRALEHAPGTVNRLRRIREAQRARR
- the thrC gene encoding threonine synthase, with the translated sequence MAAQTVATSTDLGSVDLGPATGLSCRECGTRFELGPIFACVECFGPLEVAYDLPLGDPEALRAAIEAGPNNIWRYAPLLPVPADVASKPSLNPGFTKLVDARNLAKELGVTGKLYVKDDSGNPTHSFKDRVVAIAVEAARAFGFTTLSCSSTGNLAGAVGAAAARAGFRSCVFIPHDLEQGKVVMAGVYGGDLVGIEGNYDDVNRFCSELIGDPLGEGWGFVNVNLRPYYGEGSKTLAYEICEQLGWRLPDQIVIPIASGSQLTKIDKGLQELIKLGLVEDKPYKIFGAQAEGCSPVSTAFKAGHDVVRPQKPDTIAKSLAIGNPADGPYVLDIARRTGGYVEDVDDTQVVEAIKILAQTEGIFAETAGGVTVGVTKKLIENGQLDPALTTVILNTGDGLKTLEAVAADSGQTATIRPSLDAFRAAGLA
- a CDS encoding MoaD/ThiS family protein produces the protein MSVNVRIPTILRTYTGGVAEVPAEGSTLAEVIESLEKNHPGIAARVLDDQGKLRRFVNVYVNDDDVRFEGGLQAATPDGAGVSIIPAVAGG